One genomic window of Arachis stenosperma cultivar V10309 chromosome 10, arast.V10309.gnm1.PFL2, whole genome shotgun sequence includes the following:
- the LOC130957373 gene encoding uncharacterized protein LOC130957373 produces the protein MSTDGGHFLFYTVQRGHVPGVYRSWQECEQQVNGYRNSEHSGFRDLVEAMAWLRSAAAPPARQPTPPIQTGRRRPSSLLEGAFCSISSSQYRVVRDDLAGVLVGFLVTKILNLDSNGIQFAVGCIEDDP, from the exons ATGAGTACCGATGGTGGTCATTTTCTGTTCTACACCGTGCAAAGGGGTCATGTTCCTGGCGTGTATCGCTCATGGCAAGAGTGTGAGCAACAAGTCAATGGCTACCGAAACAGCGAACACAGTGGGTTCCGTGATTTGGTTGAGGCTATGGCTTGGCTGCGCAGTGCGGCAGCTCCTCCCGCCCGTCAGCCAACACCACCTATTCAAACGGGGAGAAGAAGACCTTCGAGTTTGTTAGAGGGGGCCTTCTGTTCAATCTCTTCATCCCA GTACCGGGTTGTAAGGGATGATCTTGCTGGTGTTTTGGTTGGGTTTTTGGTAACAAAGATACTTAATCTGGATTCTAATGGAATACAGTTTGCCGTTGG GTGTATTGAAGACGATCCTTGA